The Bombus terrestris chromosome 4, iyBomTerr1.2, whole genome shotgun sequence genome has a window encoding:
- the LOC100651305 gene encoding sister chromatid cohesion protein DCC1, with translation MESVKASYSRTMEEVQESLKLAVINESDLLNVTQILYSAKEHNMQEHIKLLELDENLIETVNTGDSLTFQGAEEDSVVLCTKDRTYDISEAETSNSYLLVPRLNLSQEINVDTDRIIKAYNICGIFHTYYEVKECRPKLEKLLNILEPTSFKGIEYESSISHELLYDWHRLKNEIQASEAELIQALNNYLITNIDGYFRLISFEFEVRSLTLMLDLFEENSWEIDEVDKEITYEFLKEFIYKPVFNTLFTKYTEISEKLRKDGTPLYKYNEEKCCKTLAKVLFVASPVTEYKQFMKSWNIGTPEKIEPKEEYLYGIAIIKWNNLMEKEIISFPETDLPMDIDERFNKLFKAKKKWTVQEITPYITNLTTHKMNVNALLTKYARYSIINGIKYYSSKYGN, from the exons aTGGAATCTGTAAAAGCTAG CTATTCAAGAACAATGGAAGAAGTacaagaaagtttaaaattagCTGTTATTAATGAGTCTGATCTGTTAAATGTAacacaaattttatattctgcAAAAGAACATAATATGCAAGAACACATCAAACTCTTAGAACTTgatgaaaatttaatagaaacagTAAACACTGGGGACAG TTTAACATTCCAGGGTGCTGAAGAAGATTCTGTGGTATTATGCACAAAAGATCGAACATATGATATTAGTGAGGCAGAAACATCTAATTCCTATTTGTTAGTACCAAGATTAAATTTATCTCAAGAGATAAATGTGGATACAGATCGAATAATAAAAGCTTATAATATTTGTGGGATTTTTCATACATACTATGAG GTAAAGGAGTGTAGACCTAAATTGGAGAAATTACTTAATATTCTTGAGCCCACATCTTTTAAAGGAATAGAGTATGAATCATCGATATCCCACGAACTTTTATATGATTGGCATAGATTAAAAAACGAAATACAAGCCAGTGAAGCTGAACTAATCCAagctttaaataattatttaataaccaATATTGATG GTTATTTTCGGCTTATATCATTTGAATTTGAGGTCCGAAGTTTAACACTTATGTTAGATCTTTTTGAGGAAAATAGTTGGGAAATAGATGAAGTAGACAAAGAAATTACATATGAATTTTTGAAGGAATTTATTTACAAACCAGTTTTTAATACTTTGTTTacaaaatatacagaaataaGTGAAAAATTAAGGAAGGATGGAACACCATTATATAA ATATAATGAAGAAAAATGTTGCAAAACTTTAGCAAAAGTACTGTTTGTTGCTTCTCCAGTAACTGAATACAAACAATTCATGAAATCATGGAATATTGGCACCCcagaaa AAATAGAACCAAAAGAAGAATATCTATATGGAATTGCAATTATTAAGTGGAATAATTtgatggaaaaagaaataatatctttCCCAGAAACTGATTTGCCAATGGATATTGATGAAAgatttaataaactttttaaAGCAAAAAAGAAATGGACAGTTCAAGAAATAACACCCTATATAAC aaaTTTAACAACACATAAAATGAATGTTAATGCTCTTCTAACTAAGTATGCTAgatattcaattattaatgGTATTAAGTATTATAGTTCAAAATATGGTAACTGA
- the LOC100651545 gene encoding elongin-C isoform X1, translated as MSNDVNTQVDKPNEEENIDKAEEEEGTSSIDLHAQESGLVYGGCEGPNAMYVKLVSSDGHEFIVKREHALTSGTIKAMLSGPGQFAENEANEVNFREIPSHVLQKVCMYFTYKVRYTNSSTEIPEFPIAPEIALELLMAGNFLDC; from the exons ATGTCAAATGATGTGAACACCCAAGTTGATAAG CCCAATGAGgaagaaaatatcgataaagcagaggaagaagaaggcACTTCATCTATTGATCTGCATGCG CAAGAAAGTGGACTTGTATATGGAGGTTGTGAAGGACCAAATGCAATGTATGTAAAACTTGTCAGCAGCGATGGACATGAATTTATTGTTAAACGTGAACATGCTTTAACTAGTGGAACAATAAAAGCTATGCTAAGTGGCCCTGGACAATTTGCAGAAAATGAAGCTAATGAAGTAAACTTTCGAGAAATTCC ATCTCATGTATTGCAAAAAGTTTGCATGTATTTTACTTACAAAGTACGCTATACAAATAGTAGCACAGAAATACCAGAATTCCCTATTGCACCTGAAATTGCATTAGAATTATTGATGGCTGGAAATTTCCTAGATTGTTAA
- the LOC100651545 gene encoding elongin-C isoform X2 has translation MSNDVNTQVDKQESGLVYGGCEGPNAMYVKLVSSDGHEFIVKREHALTSGTIKAMLSGPGQFAENEANEVNFREIPSHVLQKVCMYFTYKVRYTNSSTEIPEFPIAPEIALELLMAGNFLDC, from the exons ATGTCAAATGATGTGAACACCCAAGTTGATAAG CAAGAAAGTGGACTTGTATATGGAGGTTGTGAAGGACCAAATGCAATGTATGTAAAACTTGTCAGCAGCGATGGACATGAATTTATTGTTAAACGTGAACATGCTTTAACTAGTGGAACAATAAAAGCTATGCTAAGTGGCCCTGGACAATTTGCAGAAAATGAAGCTAATGAAGTAAACTTTCGAGAAATTCC ATCTCATGTATTGCAAAAAGTTTGCATGTATTTTACTTACAAAGTACGCTATACAAATAGTAGCACAGAAATACCAGAATTCCCTATTGCACCTGAAATTGCATTAGAATTATTGATGGCTGGAAATTTCCTAGATTGTTAA